From the Musa acuminata AAA Group cultivar baxijiao chromosome BXJ3-7, Cavendish_Baxijiao_AAA, whole genome shotgun sequence genome, one window contains:
- the LOC135642383 gene encoding auxin efflux carrier component 3a-like isoform X2, whose protein sequence is MISWHDLYTVLAAVVPLYVAMILAYGSVRWWGIFTPDQCSGINRFVAIFAVPLLSFHFISTNDPFTMNLRFIAADTLQKLLVLAALAAWSNLLPHGHPLPGGAAPLDWSITVFSLSTLPNTLVMGIPLLIAMYGPYSGSLMVQIVVLQCIIWYTLLLFLFEFRAARLLIADQFPDTAASIVSCRIDPDVVSLDAGAAEAAAEVGSDGKIHVTVRKSTSSRRSAMMTPRPSNLTGAEIYSLSSSRNPTPRGSNFNHAEFFAMVGGGAPAPAFRPSSFGAADIYSLQSSRGATPRPSNFDDDQHHRYLHHHPPEISTAEKKPYPQLNYHRHHHNRPGAATATADAKELHMFVWSSSASPVSEVSGIHAFGGQDLASLEPGGRADHGAKEIRMLVPTELARNGPTTKGDACRAEEFSFGGGTRESEQQTGVRATRVLQKLGSSSTAELDPKGGGTPDGKRAGGAAHHQMPPASVMTRLILIMVWRKLIRNPNTYSSLIGLVWSLVAFRWHVTMPKIVEQSISILSDAGLGMAMFSLGLFMALQPRVIACGNKVATFAMAVRFLAGPAVMAAASVAVGLRGTLLHVAIVQAALPQGIVPFVFAKEYGVHPAILSTAVIFGMLIALPITLVYYILLGL, encoded by the exons ATGATCTCGTGGCACGACCTGTATACGGTGCTGGCGGCGGTGGTGCCGTTGTACGTGGCGATGATCCTGGCTTATGGATCCGTGCGGTGGTGGGGGATCTTCACGCCGGACCAGTGCTCCGGCATCAACCGCTTCGTCGCAATCTTCGCGGTGCCGCTCCTGTCCTTCCACTTCATCTCCACCAACGACCCCTTCACCATGAACCTCCGCTTTATCGCAGCCGACACCCTGCAGAAGCTGCTCGTCCTGGCGGCCCTCGCCGCTTGGTCTAATCTCCTCCCCCACGGCCACCCGCTCCCCGGCGGCGCTGCCCCCCTCGACTGGTCCATCACCGTCTTCTCCCTCTCCACGCTCCCCAACACCCTGGTGATGGGCATCCCGCTCCTCATCGCCATGTACGGTCCCTACTCCGGCTCCCTCATGGTCCAGATCGTCGTCCTCCAGTGCATCATCTGGTACACCCTCTTGCTCTTCCTCTTCGAGTTCCGAGCCGCTCGCCTCCTCATCGCCGACCAGTTCCCCGACACCGCGGCCTCCATCGTCTCCTGCCGCATCGACCCCGACGTCGTCTCGCTCGACGCCGGCGCCGCAGAGGCGGCCGCCGAGGTCGGCAGCGACGGGAAGATACACGTCACCGTACGCAAGTCCACGTCGTCGAGGAGGTCAGCAATGATGACCCCCCGACCCTCCAACCTCACCGGCGCAGAGATCTACTCGCTCAGCTCCTCCAGGAACCCCACCCCGAGGGGTTCCAATTTCAACCACGCCGAGTTCTTCGCCATGGTCGGCGGGGGCGCACCGGCCCCGGCATTCCGCCCCTCGAGCTTCGGCGCCGCCGATATCTACTCCCTCCAATCCTCTCGAGGCGCCACCCCGCGCCCCTCCAACTTCGACGACGACCAACATCACCGCTACCTCCACCACCACCCGCCGGAGATCTCCACCGCTGAAAAGAAGCCCTACCCACAACTCAACTACCATCGACACCACCACAATCGACCCGGTGCTGCAACGGCGACGGCGGACGCGAAGGAGCTGCACATGTTCGTGTGGAGCTCGAGCGCGTCGCCGGTGTCGGAGGTGAGCGGGATTCACGCCTTCGGCGGCCAGGATCTCGCATCATTGGAGCCCGGTGGCCGCGCCGATCACGGGGCCAAGGAGATACGGATGCTCGTGCCCACCGAACTCGCCCGCAATGGCCCCACCACTAAAG GTGACGCGTGCCGGGCGGAGGAGTTCAGCTTCGGGGGCGGAACGAGGGAATCGGAGCAGCAGACAGGCGTGAGGGCAACGCGGGTGCTGCAGAAGCTGGGGTCCAGCTCGACGGCGGAGCTGGACCCGAAGGGCGGAGGGACGCCCGACGGGAAGAGGGCGGGCGGCGCGGCCCACCACCAGATGCCTCCGGCCAGCGTCATGACCCGTCTCATCCTCATCATGGTGTGGCGCAAGCTGATCCGCAACCCCAACACCTACTCCAGCCTCATCGGCCTCGTCTGGTCCCTCGTCGCCTTCCG GTGGCACGTGACCATGCCGAAGATAGTAGAGCAGTCCATCTCAATCCTCTCCGACGCCGGCCTCGGAATGGCCATGTTTAGCTTAG GGCTGTTCATGGCGCTGCAGCCGCGAGTAATCGCGTGCGGGAACAAGGTGGCGACGTTCGCGATGGCCGTCCGGTTCCTGGCCGGGCCGGCGGTGATGGCTGCGGCGTCCGTAGCCGTCGGGCTACGCGGGACGCTCCTCCACGTGGCGATCGTTCAG GCGGCGCTTCCGCAAGGCATTGTGCCCTTCGTGTTCGCCAAGGAGTACGGCGTCCACCCCGCCATCCTTAGCACAGC GGTTATATTTGGGATGCTGATTGCGCTTCCCATCACTCTGGTTTACTACATCCTCCTCGGTCTATGA
- the LOC135642383 gene encoding auxin efflux carrier component 3a-like isoform X1, with amino-acid sequence MISWHDLYTVLAAVVPLYVAMILAYGSVRWWGIFTPDQCSGINRFVAIFAVPLLSFHFISTNDPFTMNLRFIAADTLQKLLVLAALAAWSNLLPHGHPLPGGAAPLDWSITVFSLSTLPNTLVMGIPLLIAMYGPYSGSLMVQIVVLQCIIWYTLLLFLFEFRAARLLIADQFPDTAASIVSCRIDPDVVSLDAGAAEAAAEVGSDGKIHVTVRKSTSSRRSAMMTPRPSNLTGAEIYSLSSSRNPTPRGSNFNHAEFFAMVGGGAPAPAFRPSSFGAADIYSLQSSRGATPRPSNFDDDQHHRYLHHHPPEISTAEKKPYPQLNYHRHHHNRPGAATATADAKELHMFVWSSSASPVSEVSGIHAFGGQDLASLEPGGRADHGAKEIRMLVPTELARNGPTTKAGDACRAEEFSFGGGTRESEQQTGVRATRVLQKLGSSSTAELDPKGGGTPDGKRAGGAAHHQMPPASVMTRLILIMVWRKLIRNPNTYSSLIGLVWSLVAFRWHVTMPKIVEQSISILSDAGLGMAMFSLGLFMALQPRVIACGNKVATFAMAVRFLAGPAVMAAASVAVGLRGTLLHVAIVQAALPQGIVPFVFAKEYGVHPAILSTAVIFGMLIALPITLVYYILLGL; translated from the exons ATGATCTCGTGGCACGACCTGTATACGGTGCTGGCGGCGGTGGTGCCGTTGTACGTGGCGATGATCCTGGCTTATGGATCCGTGCGGTGGTGGGGGATCTTCACGCCGGACCAGTGCTCCGGCATCAACCGCTTCGTCGCAATCTTCGCGGTGCCGCTCCTGTCCTTCCACTTCATCTCCACCAACGACCCCTTCACCATGAACCTCCGCTTTATCGCAGCCGACACCCTGCAGAAGCTGCTCGTCCTGGCGGCCCTCGCCGCTTGGTCTAATCTCCTCCCCCACGGCCACCCGCTCCCCGGCGGCGCTGCCCCCCTCGACTGGTCCATCACCGTCTTCTCCCTCTCCACGCTCCCCAACACCCTGGTGATGGGCATCCCGCTCCTCATCGCCATGTACGGTCCCTACTCCGGCTCCCTCATGGTCCAGATCGTCGTCCTCCAGTGCATCATCTGGTACACCCTCTTGCTCTTCCTCTTCGAGTTCCGAGCCGCTCGCCTCCTCATCGCCGACCAGTTCCCCGACACCGCGGCCTCCATCGTCTCCTGCCGCATCGACCCCGACGTCGTCTCGCTCGACGCCGGCGCCGCAGAGGCGGCCGCCGAGGTCGGCAGCGACGGGAAGATACACGTCACCGTACGCAAGTCCACGTCGTCGAGGAGGTCAGCAATGATGACCCCCCGACCCTCCAACCTCACCGGCGCAGAGATCTACTCGCTCAGCTCCTCCAGGAACCCCACCCCGAGGGGTTCCAATTTCAACCACGCCGAGTTCTTCGCCATGGTCGGCGGGGGCGCACCGGCCCCGGCATTCCGCCCCTCGAGCTTCGGCGCCGCCGATATCTACTCCCTCCAATCCTCTCGAGGCGCCACCCCGCGCCCCTCCAACTTCGACGACGACCAACATCACCGCTACCTCCACCACCACCCGCCGGAGATCTCCACCGCTGAAAAGAAGCCCTACCCACAACTCAACTACCATCGACACCACCACAATCGACCCGGTGCTGCAACGGCGACGGCGGACGCGAAGGAGCTGCACATGTTCGTGTGGAGCTCGAGCGCGTCGCCGGTGTCGGAGGTGAGCGGGATTCACGCCTTCGGCGGCCAGGATCTCGCATCATTGGAGCCCGGTGGCCGCGCCGATCACGGGGCCAAGGAGATACGGATGCTCGTGCCCACCGAACTCGCCCGCAATGGCCCCACCACTAAAG CAGGTGACGCGTGCCGGGCGGAGGAGTTCAGCTTCGGGGGCGGAACGAGGGAATCGGAGCAGCAGACAGGCGTGAGGGCAACGCGGGTGCTGCAGAAGCTGGGGTCCAGCTCGACGGCGGAGCTGGACCCGAAGGGCGGAGGGACGCCCGACGGGAAGAGGGCGGGCGGCGCGGCCCACCACCAGATGCCTCCGGCCAGCGTCATGACCCGTCTCATCCTCATCATGGTGTGGCGCAAGCTGATCCGCAACCCCAACACCTACTCCAGCCTCATCGGCCTCGTCTGGTCCCTCGTCGCCTTCCG GTGGCACGTGACCATGCCGAAGATAGTAGAGCAGTCCATCTCAATCCTCTCCGACGCCGGCCTCGGAATGGCCATGTTTAGCTTAG GGCTGTTCATGGCGCTGCAGCCGCGAGTAATCGCGTGCGGGAACAAGGTGGCGACGTTCGCGATGGCCGTCCGGTTCCTGGCCGGGCCGGCGGTGATGGCTGCGGCGTCCGTAGCCGTCGGGCTACGCGGGACGCTCCTCCACGTGGCGATCGTTCAG GCGGCGCTTCCGCAAGGCATTGTGCCCTTCGTGTTCGCCAAGGAGTACGGCGTCCACCCCGCCATCCTTAGCACAGC GGTTATATTTGGGATGCTGATTGCGCTTCCCATCACTCTGGTTTACTACATCCTCCTCGGTCTATGA